TTAGTAAAAAGTCAAATAGATATAGAAGAGGAATTAAAAATACGTCCGAATGAAATTAAGAAATGGATTGAAGAAATAGAAGATGTGAAAATAACTGAAGAAGTTTTAAATATAATATGGATTTTAAGAGATAGATTTCAAAAGCAATTTCAAGAATTGGGAAACTATATATCAGATAGAAGGTGGAAAAAAATATCTTATCTTTTAAAAGCATCAGCTTATTTCTGTGATAGAGATTCAACAAATTTAACCGACTTGTTATTATTAAAACATTGCTTATGGACAACTGAAGATAATAAAACAAAGATTGATAGAATAATAGAAGAAACAATAAGAGATAATTCATATACTTTAACAGATAATTTGATAGTTTTTGATAAGAAAATAGAAAAATTAGAAAAAGAAATAAGCAATAAACTTTATTATACAGAAGATGTCTATGATACTGAATATATAAATGAAAAAGAATATTTCAAAGTTAAAAGAACGGTATCTTCAAAGGATTTTGAGTTTTATATAAGCAAAGCTTATATGAAAAGTAAGAATAATTTTAATCCCGTAGATAAAAATGGAATCATGCTAAACGGAATAAGTTGTAATTTTACAAGCCCAAATTTATGTAATATAAGGATTTATATAAATAATTCATGGCAGGAAAAAGAAAAATTTCGTCCTCTGATTCTTCATTATAGAGGCAATAAGAGAGAGGATGTGGATGAAAAATTAAGAGAAGAATTAAATAAAGCAGCTTTGGAATTAAAGGAAAAATGTGAGAAACTTTTAGATAGTACAAATGCATATTTAGAAAATTATAAGGCAGAAATGGATAATCCTTTTGTTACAGAAAGGGAATTGAAAATTCCAATAGAAGGAATAAATAAACTTCTAAATGATATAAAAATAAGAAAATTAAATTGTGAAAGATTGGAAGCTTTAATATGAAAATAGCCGAGGAAATAATAAAAAAAATAGAAAAAAATGTAGAAAATGAGATAGAAAAAGAATTTAAAAAATACTTAATTCCTGATGAAGAAGCTCTAAATGCCTATATAAAGAGGGAGAAGTTAGGTTTTTTAGAAGAAAAAAAACTGGAGATAGTTGATATTTTCCCATTTAATGGAGATATAAATGATTTTGAAGAATTTTTAAATAATGAAAAAGCTTTAATTTCTGAAAAAGAAGTAGATAAACTTGAAAATATAAGTTTGAAAGCAGGATTGCCTTTTCAGAGAAAATGGTGGGATAAAAAAATTTCTGATAAAAATCTAAATTCCTTAATAAAAAATGAATGGGAGAAAAACTTAAATTCCTTAACTGAATCTTGGGAAATTGAGCAACTGGAATCAATAAGAAAAGAAATAGTTGAAAGATTTCAAGATAAAATTGAGAAAATAAAAGAATTAAAAGATATTATTGTTCTTTTGGATTTTGGAACAGGTGTATTATGGAATCTATCGGAAGAAAATATATTAAGTAGCGATGTCAAGACCCTTATGGAATGGATTGAGTATATAAAAAATAACAAGGATATTAAAGCTTTATGTGATTTATTGGGAAAATTAAAAATTTATAATGAAAGCTTAAAAAAGCAAAAGCATTCATCTGTAGATGAGGATATAGCCATACCTAAAATAAATTCCAAAGAGGAAATAAGTAGGGTAAAATTAGGAAACTCAATAGAGGCGTTATTGCCAAATGAACTATCTCTACTAAATAATAGTGATTTGGAGATTTTATTTGATTTGAAATTTGTTGAAAATAAATTGATGGTATATGATTTTCAAGGTTCAGAAAATATAAAAAAAGAAGAGAAGGAAGAAAAAAATCAAAGTAAAGAAATAGAAGGAAAAGGTCCTGTAATAATTTGTTTAGATACAAGTGGCTCTATGTCGGGCAGCAGGGAAATGATAGCTAAAGCAATATCATTTTGCTTAATTTCAAGAGCTATTTCTGAAAAAAGACTATGCATGCTTATAAATTTTTCTGTTAAAATAGAAGTTATGGAATTTAGTAAAATAAGAACTTTTTCAGAAATTTTTGACTTTTTAACTAAATCTTTCTATGGAGGAACTGATGCACTTCCGGCTTTAAATTATTCATTGGATACTCTTGAGAAAGGGGACTACAGAGGAGCTGATATACTTATGGTATCAGACTTTCTTTTAGATACAATAGATGAAAAGACAGAAACAAGGATAAAAGAGTGTAAGAAAAAAAATAATAAATTTTATTCAATAGCAATTGGAAATTTAAATATGGAGGAAAAATTAAAAGATTTATTCACAAAACAATGGTCATATAATCCTAAAACAGCCGGTATAGAGTTGTTAAATGAAATTGCATTTGAATATGAACTAAAGTAGGATAGAAATTTTTCTATCATCATTTGATAGAGGAACAATTTCTGTCGTAAATGTGATACAGAAATTGCTCTCTGTGGAGTTTTCATAAAATTTTTTGAAGTTAAAAAGAAATGAGGCTGTTACAAGTCAGACAACAAAAAATCTTAAAAATGCAATAGCCTCATTTAAAAATTATTTCTGTCAGTATCGTTTGTTATAGAACCAAATAATGCATTTAAGCTTTAGAAATAAAATTTAGAAAGTATATTTAAAACCAGTGTAGAAACTTCTTCCATTATCCGAATCATATCTTAATTCTCCTGTTGCTCTTGGAAAAAAGGCAGTAGCATACGTTTTATCAAATAAGTTTTTAACTCCACCATAAAGTTCCAAACCATTTTCAAAAGCATATGAAATATTAGCATCTACTACTGTATAACTGTTGTGTTTACCATATTTATTTAAAAAGTCAGTTCCGGCATAAATTTTTCCTTGATAATATCCATCAACATTTAATTTAAGACCATTTTCAAAATTATAAGTTAAGCCTAATGCTGCTGTTAATTTAGGAACTCCCGGGAAAACTTTCCCTTTATAATAACCTTCCATTATTTTAGGATCCATGTAAGAAATTTTTTCTCTTAATGATAATTTCCCAATATTATGCTCTAAAGCTAACTGTGCACCTATTCTTCTAACCTTACCTTCAAAGTTTCTATTTGCTCCTTTTCTATTAGGATTTTTTGGTGAAGGGTTTGCAACTAAACTATCATAAAAGATTTCATCTTTGGAATACAATGTGAAAATAGAAGTATTTATAGAAGTATTTTCATATACATCTCTTAAACCTAATTCAAAAGTATGATTTTTATGTGATTTCATATCACCAACCCAACTGCTCATTTCACCTAATGTAGGTACTCTAAATCCTTTTGTGTAATTAAAATAAAGATTTCCAGTATCTGAATAAAGATAGTTTATTCCTAATTCAATTCCCTCTTCTTTGAAGTCTTTAGCTATATTTTTTCTTTTTAAATCAACTTTTTCTATTCTATATCCTTCTGTAATTTCAAAATTTCCTATTTTATTACTATTTAATAAGTAAATAGATTCTTTTTTCCTTATAGTTTTAGGGGAATTTGGAGATAATTTATTAGTAACAGTTTCTTTTTTTGTATCCCCCCCTAATATGATGTAACTATCTTCCATATAATTATATTTTATTTGAGGTCTTATAAAATGACTCTTAGTTCCTTTTTTTGAAAAATCTGTATATTCTGGAGCTATTTCATAGTATTTTGTTTCATCAGTATAATATCCACCTTGTAAGAAAACTTCAAACTTACTATTTAATTTTTTATTAAAAGATAGGTTCCATAAATCTGATTCAGCTTTAAAAGAAGCATTTGTTGTACCTGCCTTTTTAGGATTTTCTTTAAAGTCTTTTGCTGATATAAGCCCTGTGATGTAGTCAATGTTTTTCAAATGATTATATTTTAACACAATTTCACCATCGTTTAAATTATATTTAGTTTTTAACCAAATAGATTCCCGTCTATCTTTTTTATCTTTGAAATCTATGCTTCTATTTTTATATTCTTCAGTTTGTTCTCCAGAGTAAGAAGCACTTACAGCCAAATTATCTGTTAATTTAGTACCAACATTTACATTTAATTTAGCCATTTCCCAAGAACCATATTCCAAGCCAATGCTATTGCTATATTTTTCATCAGTAATAGGTTTAGTAACTAAATTTACAATTCCTCCTATTGCTCCATCTCCATATAAAACAGCACCACCACTTTGAATAATTTCGATTCTTTCAATTTCTTCCATTGAAATAGAATTAATATCAAATATACTCAGTCCGGTATATGGTATTCCATCAATTAAAAATATCATATTACTCTTATCTTTATCTCCAGAACCACGAAGATCTATGTGTCCTCCCCCATCTCTACGTATAACTACTCCAGGAACTCCTCTTAATGCTTCAAAAAGTGTTTTTGCTCCCTTTTCTTTCATATCTTTTTTTGTAATTATTTGTATATTTTTTGATACATTTCTAACCTTTGTACCAAATCTTTCAGGAGTTGTTATTACTGTTTCATTTAATCTTTGTACAGGAACTTCCTCCTTCATAGCAAATGCTGAAACTGAAATACTTAAAATTGCCAAAATCATTAACTTTTTTTTCATTTTTCCTCCTAACTTTTATATTTTATTTACTAAAACTTTATTCCATGTAATTTTTCGGCTATATTTTTTGCCTCTGTAGCAATTCTCACACCCGGTGAAATTCCGGCTAAATCAATTTTTATAAATTTATTTTCTCTAACTGCTTTCAAATCTTTTATAGGGGATTCATTTTTTAAATAATCCACCTTTTCTTCATAGTTTCTTCCTTTATATTCAGGTATTAGTATGTATTCAGGATTGGATACTATAATTTTTTCCCAAGTTGAATAAGCCCATGCCTTATTTATTTCAGCAGTTATATTTTCAGCTCCTGCTAATTCAATTATATAATTTCCTATACCTTTTCCTCCTAAAACAAAAGGTTGAGAATCACCGGGATCACAAACAAGGACTTTTTTCTTTTGTTTAGGTATTTTTTCTTTAACTTCGCTTAACTCTTTTTTTATTTTTTCAACAAGTTCTTTTGCATTTTCTTCCAGTTCAAAAATCTTGCCAAGCTCCAATATATCGCTATACAGAACTTCTATTCTCTCATCATTCAGTGATTTAAAAAAGTATACTTGGATACCATTCTCTTCCAGCTCCTCTTTGGAACCTAGAATTTTAGGTTTTGCTAATCCTTCCCAACCTGTTACAAAGTCCGGTTTTACAGAATAAAACTGTTCTTTCGTTGGATATTTTTTTGCTAGAATAGGGATTTTATTATATTTTTCACTAAGTTCAGGCAATATAGGGCTATCAAGATATGCAGTTCCAACTATTTGCTTCTCTGCACCTATTGAAAGTAAAATTTCTGTCGTAAAATGTGATATAGAAACTGCTCTCTGTGGAGTTTTAGCAAAGATTAAATTTCCTATTAAAAAAAATAATATAAAAATTTTTTTCATTTCATACACCTGTTCCTTAATATAAAAATAAAATTAAAAGATTACCATTTTTTTCTTTCTGATAGGATGCTCGATTATCTCACAATCAATTTCATATATATCTTTTATTATTTCTTTATTTAAAATAAAGCTTCCTTCTCCTTCATATAAAATTTCCCCATTTTTCATTGCATAAATATAATCACAATAATATGAGGCTAAATTTATATCATGTAAAACCATTAAAACTGTTTTATTTAAAGATTTTAATAAATTCATAACTTCTATTTGATACCTTATATCTAAATGATTAGTTGGTTCATCTAAAATTAAAATTTCAGAGCCTTGAAAGATAAGTCTAGCAATTAATATCCTTTGAATTTCCCCACCGGACAGAGAGAAAAAATCCCTGTCTATGTAATTTTCCATTCCAACTAAAGACAAAGCATCTCTAATTTTTTCTTCCCTTACTTTGGTGCTATATATTTTTTTATGAGAATATGTAGCCATATCCATAATTTCATCGACTTGAAAATTAAAACTCATTTCCTGTTTTTGTGTCAATACTGATAACTCTCTTGCTAAGTCCTTAGTTCTGTATTCTTTTATATTTTTATTTTTAATATAAATTTCTCCTGAATTTGCTCTTAGAAATCTATAAATATTTTTCAGTAAGGTACTTTTTCCAGAACCATTGGCTCCAATAATTCCAACAAAACCTTTGCCTTTTAAATTTAAAGAAATATTTTTTAAAAGCTCAAATTCATCTATTTTAAAGTATAAATTTTCTACTCTTAAAATGTCATCTAAAATATTTTTATTTTCCATATCAGTTTCCACCAAACTTATAAGATTTTTTTCTAATGATACTTAAGAAAAATGGGACTCCAAATAATGAAGTTATAACACCTATTGGAATTTCTTGAGTTTTAAATATTCCCCTTGTTAAGGTATCGGTAAAAAGTAAAAATAAAGCTCCCATCAATGTAGAAATAGGAATTAATTTTTTGTGATCTTCTCCTATTAGTTTTCTTGAAATATGTGGAACTATTAGACCTACAAAACCTATTATGCCTGTATGTGAAACAACATAGCCTATCAATAAAGTTGAAGTCAGAACTATTAGAGTTCGCATTGCCTTTATATTAACACCTAAAACTGTTGCATTTTCATCTCCTGTTACTAAAATATTCAATTCTCTATGTCTAGGGTAAACTAAAACAAGGCATATTAATAAAACTAAGAATATCGGAGCTATTGACGAGAGAGTTGAACCACTTAGACTACCAGCCATCCAAAATAGAGCTCCTCTTATCTTTCTTTCATTTGGAGCTATAGTAATTATCAGAGTGGTCATTGCAGAAAAAAATGAAGAGAAAGCAACACCAATTAAAACTAATTTTGTTGTTGAAAAATCTCCAAAACCTGAAGTAAAAAAAACCAAAAATACTGTAAGTACCCCCATTCCAAATGCAAATAAAGGCACAGATGATATAAAACTTTCATTTAAAAATATTATTGCTAAAACAGCTCCTGTACTTGCCCCTGAAGAAATACCTAAGATATAGGGGCTAGCTAAAGGATTTTTTGTTAAACATTGCATTAATATTCCTACAAATGATAAAGAAGCACCGGCTAAAATCGCAACTGCTATCCTTGGAACTCTTAAAGTCCATACAATGATATTCAGACTTTCATCCCAAGTCTGTTGAAAAATTTCTTTTCTCATAATTTTATTTACAACAATTTTCCATATATCAGTTGCCTTTAAATCGACAGAACCTACAGTTACAGAAAAAGTTGCGGCTATAAATATGAGAAACAATAAAATAATTGACAATAAAATATAATTTTTTCTTTTTATCATTAAAATACATCTCCATATATTTTCTTAAATTTAGTAAATTCCTTGTACAGGTTTCAAGTTTTATAAAATTATCAAATTAATTCCATAGCATATTAAAATATTTTAAATATTATGATATTAAGCAAAACA
The sequence above is drawn from the Fusobacterium russii ATCC 25533 genome and encodes:
- a CDS encoding VWA domain-containing protein; amino-acid sequence: MKIAEEIIKKIEKNVENEIEKEFKKYLIPDEEALNAYIKREKLGFLEEKKLEIVDIFPFNGDINDFEEFLNNEKALISEKEVDKLENISLKAGLPFQRKWWDKKISDKNLNSLIKNEWEKNLNSLTESWEIEQLESIRKEIVERFQDKIEKIKELKDIIVLLDFGTGVLWNLSEENILSSDVKTLMEWIEYIKNNKDIKALCDLLGKLKIYNESLKKQKHSSVDEDIAIPKINSKEEISRVKLGNSIEALLPNELSLLNNSDLEILFDLKFVENKLMVYDFQGSENIKKEEKEEKNQSKEIEGKGPVIICLDTSGSMSGSREMIAKAISFCLISRAISEKRLCMLINFSVKIEVMEFSKIRTFSEIFDFLTKSFYGGTDALPALNYSLDTLEKGDYRGADILMVSDFLLDTIDEKTETRIKECKKKNNKFYSIAIGNLNMEEKLKDLFTKQWSYNPKTAGIELLNEIAFEYELK
- a CDS encoding FecCD family ABC transporter permease; this encodes MIKRKNYILLSIILLFLIFIAATFSVTVGSVDLKATDIWKIVVNKIMRKEIFQQTWDESLNIIVWTLRVPRIAVAILAGASLSFVGILMQCLTKNPLASPYILGISSGASTGAVLAIIFLNESFISSVPLFAFGMGVLTVFLVFFTSGFGDFSTTKLVLIGVAFSSFFSAMTTLIITIAPNERKIRGALFWMAGSLSGSTLSSIAPIFLVLLICLVLVYPRHRELNILVTGDENATVLGVNIKAMRTLIVLTSTLLIGYVVSHTGIIGFVGLIVPHISRKLIGEDHKKLIPISTLMGALFLLFTDTLTRGIFKTQEIPIGVITSLFGVPFFLSIIRKKSYKFGGN
- a CDS encoding AAA family ATPase, with product MTENTKQNKKNRKERIKKLIENLSENLQEREKIIAPTLLATLINESIFFYGPPGTGKSLIARRMSEVFHKQKYFEYLLHKFSTPDEIFGQVSIAELKKDNYKRLTEGFLPTATFAFLDEIWKSSPAILNTLLTILNEKTFKNGSVVEKVPLRVIIAASNEVPSLNQGLEALYDRFLLRIFVLPIINKENFKNLISTKLVKSQIDIEEELKIRPNEIKKWIEEIEDVKITEEVLNIIWILRDRFQKQFQELGNYISDRRWKKISYLLKASAYFCDRDSTNLTDLLLLKHCLWTTEDNKTKIDRIIEETIRDNSYTLTDNLIVFDKKIEKLEKEISNKLYYTEDVYDTEYINEKEYFKVKRTVSSKDFEFYISKAYMKSKNNFNPVDKNGIMLNGISCNFTSPNLCNIRIYINNSWQEKEKFRPLILHYRGNKREDVDEKLREELNKAALELKEKCEKLLDSTNAYLENYKAEMDNPFVTERELKIPIEGINKLLNDIKIRKLNCERLEALI
- a CDS encoding ABC transporter ATP-binding protein, which translates into the protein MENKNILDDILRVENLYFKIDEFELLKNISLNLKGKGFVGIIGANGSGKSTLLKNIYRFLRANSGEIYIKNKNIKEYRTKDLARELSVLTQKQEMSFNFQVDEIMDMATYSHKKIYSTKVREEKIRDALSLVGMENYIDRDFFSLSGGEIQRILIARLIFQGSEILILDEPTNHLDIRYQIEVMNLLKSLNKTVLMVLHDINLASYYCDYIYAMKNGEILYEGEGSFILNKEIIKDIYEIDCEIIEHPIRKKKMVIF
- a CDS encoding ABC transporter substrate-binding protein; amino-acid sequence: MKKIFILFFLIGNLIFAKTPQRAVSISHFTTEILLSIGAEKQIVGTAYLDSPILPELSEKYNKIPILAKKYPTKEQFYSVKPDFVTGWEGLAKPKILGSKEELEENGIQVYFFKSLNDERIEVLYSDILELGKIFELEENAKELVEKIKKELSEVKEKIPKQKKKVLVCDPGDSQPFVLGGKGIGNYIIELAGAENITAEINKAWAYSTWEKIIVSNPEYILIPEYKGRNYEEKVDYLKNESPIKDLKAVRENKFIKIDLAGISPGVRIATEAKNIAEKLHGIKF
- a CDS encoding TonB-dependent receptor, producing MKKKLMILAILSISVSAFAMKEEVPVQRLNETVITTPERFGTKVRNVSKNIQIITKKDMKEKGAKTLFEALRGVPGVVIRRDGGGHIDLRGSGDKDKSNMIFLIDGIPYTGLSIFDINSISMEEIERIEIIQSGGAVLYGDGAIGGIVNLVTKPITDEKYSNSIGLEYGSWEMAKLNVNVGTKLTDNLAVSASYSGEQTEEYKNRSIDFKDKKDRRESIWLKTKYNLNDGEIVLKYNHLKNIDYITGLISAKDFKENPKKAGTTNASFKAESDLWNLSFNKKLNSKFEVFLQGGYYTDETKYYEIAPEYTDFSKKGTKSHFIRPQIKYNYMEDSYIILGGDTKKETVTNKLSPNSPKTIRKKESIYLLNSNKIGNFEITEGYRIEKVDLKRKNIAKDFKEEGIELGINYLYSDTGNLYFNYTKGFRVPTLGEMSSWVGDMKSHKNHTFELGLRDVYENTSINTSIFTLYSKDEIFYDSLVANPSPKNPNRKGANRNFEGKVRRIGAQLALEHNIGKLSLREKISYMDPKIMEGYYKGKVFPGVPKLTAALGLTYNFENGLKLNVDGYYQGKIYAGTDFLNKYGKHNSYTVVDANISYAFENGLELYGGVKNLFDKTYATAFFPRATGELRYDSDNGRSFYTGFKYTF